The following proteins come from a genomic window of Streptomyces sp. Sge12:
- a CDS encoding response regulator, translating to MVQKAKILLVDDRPENLLALEAILSALDQTLVRASSGEEALKALLTDDFAVILLDVQMPGMDGFETAAHIKRRERTRDIPIIFLTAINHGPHHTFRGYAAGAVDYISKPFDPWVLRAKVSVFVELYTKNCQLREQAALLRLQLEGGNSSNGVDASKETAGLLAELSARLAAVEEQAEALTKQLGEDSADAGVVATAAHLERKLTGLRRALDALEPGTAGGPTALPAQN from the coding sequence ATGGTGCAGAAGGCCAAGATCCTCCTGGTCGACGACCGGCCGGAGAATCTGCTGGCGCTGGAGGCCATCCTCTCCGCGCTCGATCAGACACTGGTCCGGGCGTCGTCGGGGGAGGAAGCGCTCAAGGCGCTGCTGACGGACGATTTCGCGGTCATCCTGCTGGATGTCCAGATGCCGGGCATGGACGGATTCGAAACCGCCGCGCACATCAAGCGGCGGGAACGGACCCGGGACATCCCGATCATCTTCCTCACCGCGATCAACCACGGTCCGCACCACACCTTCCGCGGTTACGCGGCGGGTGCGGTCGACTACATCTCCAAGCCCTTCGACCCGTGGGTGCTGCGGGCCAAGGTCTCGGTCTTCGTGGAGCTGTACACGAAGAACTGCCAACTGCGCGAGCAGGCGGCCCTGCTGCGGCTCCAGCTGGAGGGCGGCAACAGCTCCAACGGCGTGGACGCGAGCAAGGAGACGGCCGGCCTGCTGGCCGAGCTCTCCGCGCGGCTCGCGGCCGTCGAGGAGCAGGCCGAGGCGCTCACCAAGCAGCTCGGCGAGGACTCCGCCGACGCCGGCGTGGTGGCGACGGCGGCACACCTGGAGCGCAAACTCACCGGCCTGCGGCGGGCACTCGACGCCCTGGAGCCAGGGACGGCCGGAGGGCCCACGGCCCTGCCCGCGCAGAACTGA
- a CDS encoding HAMP domain-containing protein has protein sequence MESGAAVRRTGTRPKGGRSRRSGTTEVDTAALNRLLTALVSMRDGNFRKRLTVSGEGVMAEIAAVYNEVADRNLHLTGELSRVRRMVGREGKLSERLETGACEGSWAAAIDASNQLVDDLARPVSEVGRVLSAVAEGDLDQRMDLRTQAAEGAGHPLRGEFLKVGRTVNNLVDQLSAFTDEVTRVALEVGTEGKLGGQAQVRGMSGSWKDLTDSVNTMAYRLTAQVRDIALVTTAVAKGDLSRKVTVHVAGEMLQLKNTVNTMVDQLSSFSSEVTRVAREVGTEGELGGQAKVPGVAGVWKDLTDSVNTMAGNLTAQVRGIAQVTTAVANGDLSQKVRVSARGEVAQLAETINQMTETLRTFADEVTRVASEVGAKGLLGGQAQVPGAAGTWKDLTDSVNTVFRNLTTQVRDIAQVTTAVANGDLSQKVTVDVAGEMLELKNTVNTMVDQLSSFGAEVTRVAREVGVEGELGGQAQVPGAAGTWKDLTDSVNTAFRNLTGQVRNIAQVTTAVANGDLSQKVTVDVSGEMLQLKNTVNTMVDQLSSFADQVTRMARDVGTEGRLGGQARVEGVSGTWKELTDSVNFMAGNLTSQVRQIAQVTTAVARGDLSQKIDVDARGEILELKNTINTMVDQLSAFAEQVTRVARDVGTEGRLGGQAQVPGVAGVWRDLTDSVNGMAGNLTSQVRNIAQVATAVARGDLSQKIDVDARGEILELKNTLNTMVDQLSNFAEQVTRVAREVGTEGILGGQAEVKGVSGTWKDLTQSVNFMANNLTSQVRNIAEVTTAVAMGDLSKKITVDAKGEILELVTTVNTMVDQLSSFAEQVTRVAREVGSEGILGGQARVRGVTGIWKDLTDNVNLMANNLTSQVRNISQVSAAVANGDLTKKVTVEARGEVAQLADTVNTMVKTLSSFADEVTRVAREVGTEGRLGGQAHVPGVSGTWKDLTDSVNFMASNLTGQVRQIAMVTTAIAKGDMTKKIDIDARGEILELKTTINTMVDQLSSFADQVTRVAREVGTEGILGGQARVRDVDGTWRDLTESVNEMAGNLTRQVRAIAAVATAVTRGDLNLKIDVDAAGEIQVLQDNINTMIANLRDTTLANKEQDWLKGNLARISALMQGRRELDDVASLIMSELTPVVSAQHGAFFLALPAGGTTEIGTEGGADGSYELRMRGSYAYAGGQMPISFRPGEGLIGAVAEEKRMILVENTPPGYLKISSGLGEAPPAHVIVLPVLFEGKVLGVIELASFTPFTQIQKDFLSQIAEMIGTSVNTISVNSKTEMLLKQSQEMTEQLRERSDELENRQKALQAANAELEEKAELLAQQNRDIEVKNTEIEEARQVLEERAEQLAVSMRYKSEFLANMSHELRTPLNSLLILAKLLADNADGNLSPKQVEFAETIHGAGSDLLQLINDILDLSKVEAGKMDVSPTRIALVQLVDYVEATFRPLTAEKGLDFSVRVSPELPATLHTDEQRLLQVLRNLLSNAVKFTDSGAVELVIRPAGADVPTAIREQLLEAGSLREADADLIAFSVTDTGIGIAASKMLVIFEAFKQADGTTSRKYGGTGLGLSISREIARLLGGEIHAASEPGRGSTFTLYLPLHPSELPPQGYAPPTPGGARGELYRRSLDGGRPGLPGNQGGQSASVPAVQAQPARPALSAAEPAAQGQGGGATLFRRRRKTPSDLEPRTAVPGQPNVVGAEDGWGSADEELPVVPRTYDFHGEKVLIVDDDVRNVFALTSVLEQHGLAVLYAENGREGIEVLEQHDDVTVVLMDIMMPEMDGYATTSAIRRMPQFAGLPIIALTAKAMKGDREKAIDSGASDYVTKPVDPDYLLSVMEQWMRGK, from the coding sequence GTGGAGTCTGGCGCAGCGGTGCGGCGTACGGGAACGCGGCCGAAGGGCGGACGTTCCCGGCGCAGTGGCACGACGGAGGTCGATACCGCCGCTCTGAACCGGCTGCTCACGGCCCTGGTGTCGATGCGGGACGGGAATTTCCGCAAGAGGCTGACGGTGTCCGGCGAGGGCGTGATGGCGGAGATCGCCGCCGTCTACAACGAGGTCGCCGACCGAAATCTCCACCTGACCGGGGAGCTGTCCCGGGTGCGGCGGATGGTGGGTCGTGAGGGAAAGCTCAGCGAACGGCTGGAAACGGGTGCCTGTGAGGGTTCCTGGGCGGCCGCGATCGATGCCTCGAACCAGTTGGTGGACGATCTGGCCCGGCCGGTGTCCGAAGTGGGCCGGGTGCTGTCGGCGGTGGCCGAGGGCGATCTCGACCAGCGGATGGATCTGCGGACGCAGGCGGCCGAGGGGGCCGGGCATCCGCTGCGCGGGGAGTTCCTGAAGGTCGGGCGTACGGTCAACAACCTGGTCGACCAGCTGTCCGCGTTCACCGACGAGGTGACGCGGGTGGCGCTGGAGGTGGGTACCGAGGGCAAGCTCGGCGGTCAGGCCCAGGTGCGCGGGATGTCGGGATCCTGGAAGGATCTGACCGACTCCGTCAACACGATGGCGTACCGGCTCACCGCTCAGGTGCGTGATATCGCTCTCGTCACGACGGCGGTCGCCAAGGGCGATCTGTCGCGCAAGGTCACGGTGCACGTGGCCGGCGAGATGCTCCAGCTGAAGAACACCGTGAACACGATGGTGGACCAGCTGTCGTCCTTCTCCTCGGAGGTGACCCGCGTCGCCCGTGAGGTTGGTACGGAGGGTGAGCTGGGCGGCCAGGCGAAGGTGCCCGGGGTCGCGGGTGTGTGGAAGGACCTGACCGACTCGGTCAACACCATGGCCGGGAACCTGACGGCCCAGGTGCGCGGGATCGCGCAGGTGACGACGGCGGTCGCGAACGGTGACCTGTCGCAGAAGGTACGGGTCAGCGCGCGCGGCGAGGTGGCGCAGCTGGCCGAAACGATCAATCAGATGACCGAGACGCTGCGGACCTTCGCGGACGAGGTCACGCGGGTGGCGAGCGAGGTCGGGGCCAAGGGCCTGCTCGGCGGCCAGGCGCAGGTGCCGGGTGCGGCGGGGACGTGGAAGGACCTCACCGATTCGGTGAACACGGTCTTCCGCAACCTCACCACGCAGGTGCGGGACATCGCGCAGGTGACGACGGCGGTGGCCAACGGCGACCTGTCGCAGAAGGTCACGGTCGACGTGGCCGGCGAGATGCTGGAGCTGAAGAACACCGTCAACACGATGGTGGACCAGCTGTCGTCCTTCGGTGCTGAAGTGACGCGTGTGGCCCGTGAGGTCGGCGTCGAGGGTGAGCTGGGCGGCCAGGCACAGGTTCCGGGTGCCGCCGGGACGTGGAAGGACCTCACCGACTCGGTGAACACCGCCTTCCGCAACCTCACCGGGCAGGTCCGCAACATCGCGCAGGTGACGACGGCGGTGGCCAACGGCGACCTGTCCCAGAAGGTCACCGTGGACGTCTCCGGCGAGATGCTCCAGCTGAAGAACACCGTCAACACGATGGTGGACCAGCTGTCGTCCTTCGCCGACCAGGTCACGCGGATGGCGCGGGACGTGGGTACGGAGGGCCGCCTCGGCGGCCAGGCCCGGGTGGAGGGGGTGTCCGGCACCTGGAAGGAGCTCACCGACTCCGTCAACTTCATGGCCGGGAACCTGACGTCGCAGGTGCGCCAGATCGCCCAGGTGACGACGGCAGTGGCCCGGGGCGACCTGTCCCAGAAGATCGACGTGGACGCCCGGGGCGAGATCCTGGAGCTGAAGAACACCATCAACACGATGGTCGACCAGCTCTCGGCCTTCGCCGAGCAGGTGACCCGGGTGGCCCGGGACGTGGGTACGGAGGGCCGCCTCGGCGGCCAGGCGCAGGTGCCCGGGGTGGCCGGCGTATGGCGCGACCTGACGGACTCCGTGAACGGCATGGCCGGGAACCTGACCTCGCAGGTGCGCAACATCGCGCAGGTCGCGACGGCGGTGGCCCGCGGTGACCTCTCGCAGAAGATCGACGTGGACGCCCGGGGCGAGATCCTGGAGCTGAAGAACACCCTCAACACCATGGTCGACCAGCTCTCGAACTTCGCGGAGCAGGTGACGCGGGTGGCGCGCGAGGTGGGCACCGAGGGCATCCTCGGCGGCCAGGCGGAGGTGAAGGGGGTCTCCGGTACCTGGAAGGACCTCACCCAGTCCGTCAACTTCATGGCGAACAACCTGACGTCCCAGGTGCGCAACATCGCCGAGGTGACCACGGCGGTGGCCATGGGCGACCTCTCCAAGAAGATCACCGTCGATGCCAAGGGCGAGATCCTCGAACTGGTCACCACCGTGAACACGATGGTCGACCAGCTGTCCTCGTTCGCCGAGCAGGTGACGCGGGTGGCCCGTGAGGTGGGCTCCGAGGGCATCCTCGGCGGTCAGGCCCGGGTGCGCGGGGTGACGGGCATCTGGAAGGACCTGACCGACAACGTCAACCTGATGGCCAACAACCTGACCTCCCAGGTGCGCAACATCTCCCAGGTCTCGGCGGCGGTCGCCAACGGCGACCTGACCAAGAAGGTCACCGTGGAGGCGCGCGGCGAGGTCGCGCAGCTCGCCGACACCGTCAACACGATGGTGAAGACCCTGTCGTCCTTCGCGGACGAGGTGACGCGCGTGGCCCGAGAGGTGGGCACGGAGGGCCGCCTGGGCGGTCAGGCGCACGTGCCGGGCGTCTCGGGGACGTGGAAGGACCTCACCGACTCGGTGAACTTCATGGCCTCCAACCTCACCGGTCAGGTGCGGCAGATCGCCATGGTCACGACCGCCATCGCCAAGGGCGACATGACCAAGAAGATCGACATCGATGCCCGGGGCGAGATCCTGGAGCTCAAGACCACCATCAACACGATGGTCGACCAGCTGTCGTCCTTCGCCGACCAGGTGACCCGGGTGGCCCGCGAGGTGGGCACCGAGGGCATCCTGGGCGGCCAGGCGCGCGTCCGGGACGTCGACGGCACCTGGCGGGACCTGACCGAGTCCGTGAACGAGATGGCCGGGAACCTCACCCGGCAGGTGCGCGCGATCGCGGCCGTGGCCACCGCGGTGACCCGCGGCGATCTCAACCTGAAGATCGACGTGGACGCGGCGGGCGAGATCCAGGTCCTCCAGGACAACATCAACACCATGATCGCGAACCTGCGCGACACCACCTTGGCCAACAAGGAGCAGGACTGGCTCAAGGGCAACCTCGCCCGCATCTCCGCGCTGATGCAGGGCCGCCGGGAGCTCGACGACGTCGCCTCGCTGATCATGAGCGAGCTGACGCCGGTGGTCTCCGCGCAGCACGGTGCCTTCTTCCTGGCGCTGCCGGCCGGCGGCACCACCGAGATCGGGACGGAGGGGGGCGCGGACGGCTCGTACGAGCTGCGGATGCGCGGGAGTTACGCGTACGCGGGCGGCCAGATGCCCATCTCCTTCCGGCCGGGGGAGGGGCTGATCGGGGCGGTCGCCGAGGAGAAGCGGATGATCCTCGTCGAGAACACCCCGCCGGGCTACCTGAAGATCTCCTCGGGTCTGGGCGAGGCGCCGCCGGCGCACGTGATCGTGCTGCCGGTGCTCTTCGAGGGGAAGGTGCTCGGCGTCATCGAGCTGGCCTCCTTCACGCCCTTCACGCAGATCCAGAAGGACTTCCTCAGCCAGATCGCCGAGATGATCGGTACGAGCGTCAACACCATCAGCGTCAACTCCAAGACGGAGATGCTGCTGAAGCAGTCGCAGGAGATGACCGAGCAGCTGCGCGAGCGCTCCGACGAGCTGGAGAACCGGCAGAAGGCGCTCCAGGCCGCCAACGCGGAGCTGGAGGAGAAGGCCGAGCTGCTGGCCCAGCAGAACCGCGACATCGAGGTGAAGAACACCGAGATCGAGGAGGCCCGGCAGGTCCTGGAGGAGCGCGCCGAGCAGCTCGCGGTCTCGATGCGCTACAAGTCCGAGTTCCTGGCGAACATGTCGCACGAGCTGCGGACCCCGCTCAACTCGCTGCTGATCCTGGCCAAGCTCCTCGCCGACAATGCGGACGGCAACCTGTCGCCGAAGCAGGTGGAGTTCGCCGAGACCATCCACGGCGCGGGTTCGGACCTGTTGCAGCTGATCAACGACATCCTCGACCTGTCGAAGGTCGAGGCCGGGAAGATGGACGTCTCGCCGACCCGGATCGCCCTGGTCCAGCTCGTGGACTACGTCGAGGCGACCTTCCGGCCGCTGACGGCGGAGAAGGGCCTGGACTTCTCGGTGCGGGTCTCCCCGGAGCTGCCCGCCACCTTGCACACCGACGAGCAGCGGCTGCTCCAGGTGCTGCGCAACCTGCTGTCGAACGCGGTGAAGTTCACCGACAGCGGGGCCGTGGAGCTGGTGATCAGGCCGGCCGGCGCGGATGTGCCGACGGCGATCCGCGAGCAGCTGCTGGAGGCCGGTTCGCTGCGGGAGGCGGACGCGGACCTGATCGCCTTCTCGGTCACCGACACCGGGATCGGGATCGCCGCGAGCAAGATGCTGGTGATCTTCGAGGCGTTCAAGCAGGCGGACGGGACGACCAGCCGCAAGTACGGCGGCACCGGGCTGGGCCTGTCCATCAGCCGGGAGATCGCCCGGCTGCTGGGCGGGGAGATCCACGCGGCGAGCGAGCCGGGCCGCGGGTCCACCTTCACGCTGTACCTGCCGCTGCACCCGAGCGAGCTGCCCCCGCAGGGGTACGCGCCGCCGACCCCCGGCGGTGCCCGCGGCGAGCTGTACCGCAGGTCGCTGGACGGAGGGCGGCCCGGGCTGCCCGGGAACCAAGGCGGGCAGTCCGCTTCCGTACCGGCGGTGCAGGCACAGCCGGCGCGGCCGGCGCTGTCGGCCGCCGAGCCGGCCGCGCAGGGGCAGGGCGGCGGAGCCACACTGTTCCGGCGGCGCCGCAAGACCCCGAGCGATCTGGAGCCGCGTACGGCGGTGCCGGGGCAGCCGAACGTGGTGGGGGCCGAGGACGGCTGGGGCAGTGCGGACGAGGAGCTTCCGGTGGTGCCCCGGACGTACGACTTCCACGGCGAGAAGGTGCTGATCGTCGACGACGACGTACGCAACGTCTTCGCGCTCACCAGCGTGCTGGAACAGCACGGGCTGGCCGTGCTGTACGCGGAGAACGGCCGGGAGGGCATCGAAGTCCTGGAGCAGCACGACGATGTGACGGTCGTACTGATGGACATCATGATGCCCGAGATGGACGGGTACGCGACCACCTCGGCGATCCGGCGGATGCCGCAGTTCGCCGGGCTGCCGATCATCGCGCTGACGGCGAAGGCGATGAAGGGGGACCGGGAGAAGGCGATCGACTCCGGGGCTTCCGACTACGTCACCAAGCCGGTCGATCCCGACTACCTGCTGTCGGTGATGGAGCAGTGGATGCGCGGCAAGTGA
- a CDS encoding SpoIIE family protein phosphatase: MPSAKVSNLAPDVQPRRRRFVITARAAASFDPLGRSVAAARGFVRDTLHGWGFADIVDDAVVLTSELVTNAVVHAGTRAEVLCLRADGGVRVEVADRYPERELPLQHPGERPYADPDRENGRGLMLCAALATRWGVEYTATHKHVWFRLDLPDRPVGTRSAGPVVPDQLLPLADSRVRVAVLQIDSDDAISAWNEDAEHIFGHPAEKALGRPLAELAAWPQTPGTGTGIAEALRLSRWEGSYGVRGADGRVIPVFASHLRVRDAHGEPSIVCLLVHDDERALLQTPVRVPTSDSGHFTDPRPTDPFEVFIGSPAPDDLDGLLQRTVERARDLLDADAAFLLLATDDETELEVRATTGLPSTRQRFARVPVEAGTNRYGSARMPAVHDDLIASPGAVPLLEATGMRSAVTVPLKVEGRLTGSLGVAAETPGRYSNEEALHLQFAADRIALAVESARLGELERLRRGSLSFLVEASDLLAGTLDRDQTLALMAQMTVPTLATWCAVYTIADQSSDPYLSYVLHEDEERIDGLKELLSRVSPPEPVREAGALPWAEATLAVGGETVVLPLLARNRVIGMLTLGKPREEHFRQEILELAEDLSRRAALALDNARLYSERTAISRSLQRSLLPPGSPAIPGMEVEVIYRAAGEGNEVGGDFYDVFPIRDGAYGFAIGDVCGTGPEAAAVTGLARHALRLLAREGLGGPAVLERLNAAILDEGARSRFLTLLYGELHPQPDGGALMKVVCAGHPLPLRLRPDGRVDAAADPQPLLGVIEDLDLYEQTLTLDPGDVLLCVTDGVTERREGTRMLGDDGLAEVLTTCTGLTAGAVASRVLRAVERFAAEPASDDMAILAFRVPEQRTGD; this comes from the coding sequence ATGCCGTCCGCGAAGGTAAGTAACCTGGCACCCGATGTCCAACCGCGTCGAAGGAGATTCGTGATCACGGCACGGGCGGCTGCCAGCTTCGATCCCCTCGGGCGCTCGGTCGCCGCCGCCCGCGGGTTCGTCCGCGACACCCTGCACGGCTGGGGTTTCGCGGACATCGTCGACGACGCGGTGGTCCTGACCAGCGAGCTCGTCACCAATGCCGTCGTCCACGCCGGAACCCGGGCCGAGGTCCTGTGCCTGCGCGCCGACGGCGGCGTACGGGTCGAGGTCGCCGACCGGTACCCGGAGCGCGAGCTCCCGCTCCAGCACCCCGGAGAGCGCCCCTACGCCGACCCCGACCGCGAGAACGGTCGCGGCCTGATGCTCTGCGCCGCCCTCGCCACCCGCTGGGGCGTCGAGTACACGGCCACGCACAAGCACGTGTGGTTCCGCCTCGACCTGCCAGACCGGCCGGTCGGTACCCGCTCCGCGGGCCCCGTCGTCCCCGACCAGCTGCTGCCCCTGGCCGACAGCCGGGTCCGCGTCGCCGTCCTCCAGATCGACTCGGACGACGCCATCTCCGCCTGGAACGAGGACGCCGAGCACATCTTCGGGCACCCCGCCGAGAAGGCCCTGGGCCGCCCGCTCGCCGAGCTCGCCGCCTGGCCGCAGACCCCCGGCACCGGCACGGGCATCGCCGAGGCCCTGCGCCTGTCCCGCTGGGAGGGCAGCTACGGCGTCCGCGGCGCCGACGGCCGCGTCATCCCCGTCTTCGCCTCCCACCTACGGGTCCGCGACGCCCACGGCGAACCGTCGATCGTCTGCCTCCTCGTCCACGACGACGAGCGCGCCCTGCTCCAGACCCCGGTACGGGTGCCCACCTCCGACAGCGGCCACTTCACCGATCCGCGCCCCACGGACCCCTTCGAGGTCTTCATCGGCTCCCCCGCCCCCGACGACCTCGACGGGCTCCTCCAGCGCACCGTCGAGCGCGCCCGCGACCTGCTCGACGCCGACGCCGCCTTCCTGCTGCTCGCCACCGACGACGAGACCGAGCTGGAGGTACGCGCCACCACCGGCCTGCCCTCCACCCGCCAGCGCTTCGCCCGCGTCCCCGTCGAGGCCGGCACCAATCGCTACGGCTCCGCCCGCATGCCCGCCGTCCACGACGACCTCATCGCCTCACCGGGAGCCGTTCCGCTCCTGGAGGCCACCGGCATGCGCTCCGCCGTCACCGTCCCGCTCAAGGTGGAGGGCCGCCTCACCGGCTCCCTCGGCGTCGCCGCGGAAACCCCCGGCCGCTACTCCAACGAAGAGGCCCTGCACCTCCAGTTCGCCGCCGACCGCATCGCCCTCGCCGTCGAGTCCGCCCGCCTCGGCGAACTGGAACGACTGCGCCGCGGCTCCCTCTCCTTCCTCGTCGAGGCCTCCGACCTGCTGGCCGGCACCCTCGACCGGGACCAGACCCTGGCGCTGATGGCCCAGATGACCGTCCCGACCCTGGCCACCTGGTGCGCCGTCTACACGATCGCCGACCAGTCCTCCGACCCCTACCTCTCCTACGTCCTCCACGAGGACGAGGAGCGCATCGACGGCCTCAAGGAACTGCTCTCCCGGGTCAGCCCGCCGGAGCCGGTCCGCGAGGCCGGCGCCCTCCCGTGGGCCGAGGCGACCCTCGCGGTCGGCGGCGAGACCGTGGTCCTGCCCCTCCTCGCCCGCAACCGCGTGATCGGCATGCTCACCCTCGGCAAGCCGCGGGAGGAGCACTTCCGCCAGGAGATCCTCGAACTCGCCGAGGACCTCTCCCGCCGGGCCGCCCTCGCCCTCGACAACGCCCGTCTCTACTCCGAGCGCACCGCGATCAGCCGCTCGCTCCAGCGCAGCCTGCTGCCGCCCGGCTCGCCCGCGATCCCCGGCATGGAGGTGGAGGTCATCTACCGTGCGGCCGGCGAGGGCAACGAGGTCGGCGGCGACTTCTACGACGTCTTCCCGATCCGCGACGGCGCGTACGGCTTCGCCATCGGCGACGTCTGCGGTACGGGCCCCGAGGCGGCCGCCGTCACCGGCCTCGCCCGGCACGCACTGCGCCTGCTGGCCCGCGAGGGGCTCGGCGGGCCGGCCGTACTGGAGCGGCTCAACGCGGCCATCCTCGACGAGGGCGCCCGCAGCCGCTTCCTCACCCTCCTCTACGGCGAGCTGCACCCGCAGCCCGACGGCGGCGCCCTGATGAAGGTCGTCTGCGCGGGCCACCCGCTGCCGCTGCGCCTGCGCCCGGACGGCCGGGTCGACGCGGCCGCCGACCCGCAGCCGCTGCTGGGCGTGATCGAGGACCTGGACCTCTACGAGCAGACCCTCACCCTCGACCCCGGCGATGTCCTGCTGTGCGTCACGGACGGCGTGACCGAACGCCGCGAGGGCACCCGCATGCTCGGCGACGACGGCCTCGCCGAGGTCCTCACCACCTGTACGGGCCTCACCGCGGGCGCCGTGGCCTCCCGCGTTCTGCGCGCGGTGGAACGGTTCGCCGCCGAACCCGCCTCGGACGACATGGCCATCTTGGCCTTCCGCGTCCCGGAGCAGCGCACGGGCGACTGA
- a CDS encoding HdeD family acid-resistance protein, producing the protein MTVPPDAAPQHTKHAQSDPEDLFKQVGATWHWALGFALATLIPGILVLVWPDETLHILAVIIGLQLLVAGVFRFVTAFSHSGDGGSKLAGVLIAMLAFLAGVLVLRHPMQTIGALTLIVGVFWLLTGVLTAFTAIADHSLVHRGMRFALGALGAVAGIVVLCFPVDSAVALTRLLGLWLVLLGVFELVMAFALRSATRRTS; encoded by the coding sequence ATGACCGTACCCCCCGACGCGGCGCCGCAGCACACGAAGCACGCGCAGAGCGACCCCGAGGACCTCTTCAAGCAGGTCGGAGCCACATGGCATTGGGCCCTCGGCTTCGCCCTCGCCACCCTGATCCCCGGCATTCTGGTGCTGGTCTGGCCCGACGAGACGCTTCACATCCTGGCCGTCATCATCGGCCTCCAACTCTTGGTGGCGGGGGTCTTCCGCTTCGTCACGGCCTTCTCGCACAGCGGCGACGGCGGCAGCAAACTGGCGGGGGTCCTGATCGCCATGCTGGCGTTCCTGGCCGGCGTCCTGGTCCTGCGGCATCCGATGCAGACGATCGGAGCACTGACCTTGATCGTCGGAGTGTTCTGGCTGCTGACCGGAGTGCTCACCGCATTCACCGCGATCGCGGACCACTCACTCGTACACCGGGGCATGCGCTTCGCCCTCGGCGCCCTCGGCGCCGTCGCCGGAATCGTCGTGCTCTGCTTCCCCGTGGACTCCGCCGTCGCCCTGACCCGGCTGCTGGGGCTCTGGCTCGTGCTGCTGGGCGTCTTCGAGCTGGTGATGGCCTTCGCGCTGCGTTCCGCCACACGCCGGACCTCCTGA
- a CDS encoding ribonuclease J — protein MSHPHPELGPPPKLPKGGLRVTPLGGLGEIGRNMTVFEYDGRLLIVDCGVLFPEEEQPGIDLILPDFSSIRDRLDDIDGIVLTHGHEDHIGAVPYLLREKADIPLIGSKLTLALIEAKLQEHRIRPYTLEVKEGEREALGPFDCEFIAVNHSIPDALAVAIRTGAGLVVATGDFKMDQLPLDNRLTDLHAFARLSEEGIDLLLSDSTNAEVPGFVPPERDISNAIRGVFASAQKRIIVASFASHVHRIQQILDAAHEFDRRVAFVGRSMVRNMGIARDLGYLKVPAGLIVDVKTLDDLPDDEVVLVCTGSQGEPMAALSRMANRDHQIRIVPGDTVILASSLIPGNENAVYRVINGLTRWGANVVHKGNAKVHVSGHASAGELLYFYNICKPRNLMPVHGEWRHLRANAELGAMTGVPKDRIVIAEDGVVVDLIDGKARISGKVQAGYVYVDGLSVGDVTEASLKDRRILGDEGIISVYVVVDSTTGKVVSGPNIQARGSGIEDSAFSSVIAKIEESIARAAADGVAEPHQIQQLIRRTMGKWVSDGYRRRPMILPVVVEV, from the coding sequence TTGAGCCATCCGCATCCGGAACTCGGTCCGCCGCCGAAGCTGCCCAAGGGCGGCCTCAGAGTCACCCCTCTGGGTGGTCTCGGCGAGATCGGCCGCAACATGACCGTCTTCGAGTACGACGGCCGTCTGCTGATCGTCGACTGCGGCGTCCTCTTCCCCGAGGAGGAGCAGCCGGGCATCGACCTGATCCTGCCGGACTTCTCGTCCATCCGGGACCGCCTCGACGACATCGACGGCATCGTCCTCACGCACGGCCACGAGGACCACATCGGCGCCGTCCCCTACCTCCTCCGGGAGAAGGCGGACATCCCGCTGATCGGCTCCAAGCTGACGCTGGCCCTCATCGAGGCGAAGCTCCAGGAGCACCGCATCCGCCCCTACACCCTTGAGGTGAAGGAGGGCGAGCGCGAGGCCCTGGGCCCCTTCGACTGCGAGTTCATCGCGGTCAACCACTCCATCCCGGACGCCCTGGCCGTGGCGATCCGTACCGGCGCCGGCCTGGTCGTGGCCACCGGCGACTTCAAGATGGACCAGCTCCCGCTGGACAACCGCCTCACCGACCTGCACGCATTCGCGCGGCTGAGCGAGGAGGGCATCGACCTCCTCCTCTCCGACTCCACGAACGCCGAGGTCCCGGGCTTCGTCCCGCCCGAGCGCGACATCTCCAACGCCATCCGCGGGGTCTTCGCGAGTGCCCAGAAGCGGATCATCGTGGCGTCGTTCGCCAGCCACGTGCACCGCATCCAGCAGATCCTCGACGCCGCCCACGAGTTCGACCGCAGGGTCGCCTTCGTCGGCCGCTCGATGGTCCGCAACATGGGCATCGCCCGTGATCTGGGCTACCTGAAGGTCCCGGCCGGTCTGATCGTCGACGTCAAGACGCTCGACGACCTGCCGGACGACGAGGTCGTGCTGGTCTGCACGGGTTCCCAGGGCGAGCCGATGGCGGCCCTGTCCCGCATGGCCAACCGCGACCACCAGATCCGGATCGTCCCGGGCGACACCGTGATCCTCGCGTCGTCCCTGATCCCGGGCAACGAGAACGCGGTCTACCGCGTGATCAACGGCCTGACGCGCTGGGGCGCCAACGTCGTGCACAAGGGCAATGCCAAGGTGCACGTCTCGGGCCACGCCTCGGCCGGCGAGCTGCTGTACTTCTACAACATCTGCAAGCCGCGGAACCTCATGCCGGTCCACGGCGAATGGCGCCACCTGCGTGCCAACGCCGAGCTCGGTGCCATGACGGGCGTCCCGAAGGACCGCATCGTCATCGCCGAGGACGGCGTGGTCGTCGACCTGATCGACGGCAAGGCCCGGATCTCCGGCAAGGTCCAGGCCGGCTACGTGTACGTGGACGGCCTCTCGGTCGGCGACGTCACCGAGGCCTCGCTCAAGGACCGCCGGATCCTCGGTGACGAGGGCATCATCTCGGTCTACGTCGTCGTGGACAGCACCACCGGCAAGGTGGTCAGCGGCCCGAACATCCAGGCCCGCGGTTCCGGCATCGAGGACTCGGCCTTCTCCTCGGTCATCGCGAAGATCGAGGAGTCCATCGCCCGCGCAGCGGCCGACGGCGTCGCCGAGCCGCACCAGATCCAGCAGCTCATCCGCCGCACGATGGGCAAGTGGGTCTCGGACGGCTACCGCCGCCGTCCGATGATCCTCCCGGTTGTCGTCGAGGTCTGA